The following coding sequences lie in one Myxococcales bacterium genomic window:
- a CDS encoding DUF692 domain-containing protein: MAAPRNERLNGIGLGLRYPLANDLFDAPPDGLKFLEIHPENYLERGGRYANILEHALARWPLLTHGLTLGLGNSQRFDPRYTAQLRQFLARDIRAPWHSEHLCFTEANGRILHELLPLPFTEDAILTAVARVRELRDAVECPIAIENVSYYANLSPPTMSEVEFLLQVVDRADALILLDVNNVYVNSVNHGFDPYAYIDRIPKHRVAQLHVAGHLTQKNGPIIDTHAEPIIEPVYALLDYALRRLGPKPVLLERDEKFPAFSLLVQEIHRLQDIYATVFKVEASVITKSL; the protein is encoded by the coding sequence ATGGCGGCTCCTCGAAACGAACGCCTTAACGGGATAGGGCTGGGGCTTCGCTATCCGCTAGCGAACGATTTGTTTGATGCTCCGCCCGATGGCCTGAAGTTTCTGGAAATTCATCCGGAGAATTACCTAGAGCGCGGTGGACGCTACGCCAACATCTTGGAGCACGCGCTCGCGCGTTGGCCCCTTTTGACCCATGGCTTGACCTTGGGGCTCGGAAATAGCCAGCGCTTTGATCCCAGGTACACTGCGCAACTGCGCCAGTTTTTGGCCCGCGACATTCGCGCGCCTTGGCATAGCGAGCACTTATGCTTTACGGAAGCCAATGGCCGCATATTGCATGAGCTGTTGCCGTTACCTTTTACTGAAGATGCGATACTCACCGCTGTAGCCCGCGTTCGAGAGTTAAGGGACGCCGTAGAATGTCCGATCGCTATCGAGAATGTCAGCTATTACGCCAACTTGAGTCCGCCCACGATGTCCGAAGTCGAGTTTCTTTTACAGGTCGTCGATAGAGCTGATGCATTGATACTGTTGGATGTTAATAACGTGTATGTTAACAGCGTCAATCATGGCTTTGATCCGTATGCCTACATTGACCGTATTCCAAAACACCGCGTGGCCCAGCTTCATGTTGCGGGCCACCTTACCCAAAAAAATGGTCCCATCATCGATACCCATGCAGAGCCCATCATAGAGCCTGTCTATGCGCTTTTGGATTACGCACTTAGGCGTCTTGGGCCGAAGCCCGTTCTTTTGGAGCGCGATGAAAAGTTTCCTGCGTTCTCCCTGCTTGTGCAAGAAATTCATCGTCTTCAGGATATCTACGCAACGGTTTTTAAGGTCGAAGCATCGGTAATTACGAAATCTTTATGA
- a CDS encoding amidase, with the protein MSNGHLLQLSTAELADAIRAKNYSVSEVLEAHIERILAVNPLINAVVADRFALAREEAKIAERVVMAAKEEEQLPALLGVPCTVKEFWAVQGMPQTGGLVHRKEHRHPATDAEIVRRIRQSGAIVCGVTNVPEGGMWIECANRLYGCTSNPWDLSRTSGGSSGGDGAIVASGGVPFGIASDLGGSIRIPAAFCGAVGHKPTGGLVPNTGHFPAIHPQLSSYLTGGPIARRVRDLALLLEVMSTESCITHAQAVPLPTLDMSAVRVFEVTSNGRQRVSKTVRQGVEKAGAYLRSRGAEVAPFEEPKLRHSFEIWSAMMLEVQHTSYAEVLGGGQALELWREALKLVLGRSEHTAPALGIAALDSAFRKLPKRAAPLQSFVEEGHALQRELEGTLGERGIWLYPVYTRTAPPHNLSLLRPLDVAYTAIVNVLEFPATVVPVGVDEDGLPVAVQVIAKRGNDRLCLGVAKELESAFGGWKCAEPAIARRDSMIDRLRAARK; encoded by the coding sequence GTGTCGAACGGCCATCTTTTGCAGCTGTCCACAGCTGAACTCGCGGATGCGATTCGGGCCAAAAATTACTCGGTTAGTGAAGTGCTGGAGGCACACATCGAGCGGATTTTAGCCGTCAATCCGCTGATCAACGCCGTGGTGGCCGACAGATTTGCCCTGGCCCGCGAGGAAGCCAAGATCGCCGAGCGCGTGGTGATGGCTGCTAAGGAAGAGGAGCAGTTGCCAGCATTGTTAGGGGTTCCCTGCACGGTCAAGGAATTCTGGGCCGTCCAAGGAATGCCCCAAACAGGCGGCCTGGTCCACCGTAAGGAGCACCGGCATCCGGCCACCGACGCTGAGATTGTGCGCCGTATCCGGCAGTCCGGCGCCATCGTGTGCGGCGTCACCAATGTTCCCGAAGGTGGGATGTGGATTGAATGCGCCAATCGCTTGTATGGGTGCACATCTAATCCCTGGGATCTCTCCCGCACATCGGGAGGTTCGAGTGGAGGCGATGGTGCCATCGTAGCATCGGGCGGCGTCCCTTTTGGCATTGCTTCAGATCTCGGCGGTTCCATACGGATCCCAGCCGCGTTTTGCGGGGCTGTGGGCCATAAACCCACAGGAGGCCTGGTCCCGAACACAGGGCATTTCCCAGCCATTCATCCTCAACTATCCTCATACTTAACAGGTGGCCCCATTGCCAGGCGGGTCCGGGATCTTGCGCTACTGCTTGAGGTCATGTCTACCGAATCGTGCATCACCCATGCGCAGGCGGTGCCGCTTCCAACGCTCGACATGAGTGCTGTGCGCGTGTTTGAAGTCACGTCCAATGGCCGTCAGCGCGTTTCAAAAACTGTTCGACAAGGTGTCGAAAAGGCCGGAGCATATTTGCGCTCGCGGGGTGCAGAGGTCGCCCCATTTGAGGAGCCCAAGCTTCGGCATTCCTTCGAGATCTGGAGCGCCATGATGTTAGAGGTGCAGCATACGAGCTATGCGGAAGTGCTAGGCGGCGGTCAGGCCTTGGAGCTTTGGAGAGAGGCACTCAAGCTGGTGCTCGGTCGCTCGGAACACACGGCGCCTGCGCTTGGTATCGCAGCGCTCGATAGCGCATTCCGTAAGCTTCCGAAACGCGCCGCGCCGCTTCAGTCGTTTGTGGAAGAGGGGCACGCCTTGCAACGTGAGTTGGAGGGCACCCTGGGTGAAAGAGGGATTTGGCTCTATCCCGTCTATACCCGCACGGCCCCACCCCATAACCTCTCGCTCCTGCGCCCGCTCGATGTGGCCTATACAGCCATTGTTAACGTTTTGGAATTTCCGGCCACCGTCGTGCCTGTGGGTGTGGATGAAGACGGACTGCCGGTCGCCGTCCAGGTTATCGCCAAACGGGGTAATGATCGGCTGTGTTTGGGGGTGGCTAAAGAACTTGAATCCGCGTTTGGCGGCTGGAAATGTGCAGAACCCGCCATCGCCAGACGCGACAGTATGATAGATCGGCTTAGGGCGGCGCGAAAGTAA
- a CDS encoding ABC transporter permease — protein MHYVWQLGYSYLRAKKRTTLSVISAVAVTGVALGVAALLSVMSITSGFQEQFRNKVLGVNAHVLLLKYGLDFEEYRAVIAKAERLKEVAGAAPFRIDDMMLAKGDRVAGVLVKGIDPERMQKVLDLPKQMIRGSLHGLRQKGAKPAAFAREIGPEDGEEVDFNEILREIEGNSPGTSQKEAIAERPKKVPLAQRGVTVPTPSHAEASLKKSDATLPMNAQTENALLDDAEQEVDRSKTSGPLPGIVVGNTLARSLGMTVGDEVTVYSPLTGLDISIWKPSGMTPRTQKFKVIGIFEAGFQEYDSRLVYIDLYAAQKFFDQGDTVTGVEVRLHHLDKAPQIARKLERQMGHGPYHTMDWRELNHNLFTALEIQKVALSLVIATIILVAAFNVVATLIMIVLERKRQIAILKAMGAKQRSILAMFSLQGAMIGLAGTFSGLVLGGGVCAYLSMYKFPLDPKVYLVDHLPVRTSWIEFALTVVIALTICATATLLPSWWASRLPPVEGLRYE, from the coding sequence ATGCACTATGTATGGCAACTTGGCTATAGCTACCTACGGGCCAAAAAGCGCACCACGCTTTCCGTAATTTCGGCAGTTGCTGTGACAGGCGTCGCGCTCGGTGTGGCCGCTCTCCTTTCGGTGATGTCCATTACATCGGGATTTCAGGAGCAGTTTCGCAACAAGGTGCTGGGGGTGAATGCACACGTGCTCCTTTTGAAATACGGGCTGGACTTTGAAGAGTACCGAGCGGTGATTGCCAAAGCCGAACGCCTTAAAGAAGTGGCCGGCGCAGCTCCGTTTCGTATTGACGATATGATGCTGGCCAAAGGCGATCGGGTGGCTGGTGTGCTAGTCAAAGGCATAGATCCGGAACGCATGCAAAAGGTGCTTGATCTGCCAAAGCAGATGATTCGCGGCTCCCTTCACGGGCTCAGGCAAAAGGGCGCCAAACCCGCAGCATTTGCCCGGGAAATCGGACCCGAAGATGGGGAGGAAGTTGATTTCAATGAAATCCTACGTGAAATCGAGGGGAATTCCCCAGGGACTTCCCAAAAAGAGGCTATTGCCGAAAGGCCAAAGAAGGTCCCGTTGGCACAGCGGGGAGTAACGGTCCCCACTCCATCCCATGCGGAGGCATCGCTAAAAAAAAGCGATGCGACCCTACCCATGAACGCTCAAACGGAGAATGCGCTGCTCGATGATGCGGAGCAAGAGGTCGACCGCTCCAAAACCTCGGGGCCGCTTCCAGGGATTGTGGTGGGCAATACCTTAGCGCGTAGTTTAGGGATGACCGTAGGGGACGAGGTCACGGTCTACTCTCCTTTAACGGGGCTCGATATCAGCATATGGAAGCCCTCCGGCATGACGCCGAGAACCCAGAAGTTCAAGGTCATCGGCATCTTCGAAGCTGGGTTTCAGGAATACGACAGTCGGTTAGTCTATATTGATCTGTATGCCGCTCAGAAATTTTTTGACCAAGGCGACACGGTCACTGGTGTGGAAGTGCGTTTGCATCATCTCGACAAAGCCCCGCAGATCGCACGAAAACTTGAACGGCAGATGGGACACGGTCCCTATCACACCATGGATTGGAGAGAGTTAAATCATAATCTGTTTACGGCTTTGGAAATTCAAAAAGTTGCACTGAGTCTGGTCATTGCGACAATCATTTTGGTGGCCGCGTTTAATGTGGTGGCAACTTTGATCATGATCGTATTGGAACGAAAACGCCAAATCGCAATTCTCAAAGCCATGGGCGCGAAGCAGAGAAGCATCCTGGCAATGTTCAGTCTTCAAGGCGCGATGATCGGATTGGCGGGAACTTTCAGTGGTTTAGTACTTGGGGGCGGCGTATGCGCCTATCTCTCCATGTACAAGTTTCCGTTGGATCCCAAGGTGTATTTGGTCGATCATTTGCCCGTGCGAACCAGCTGGATAGAATTCGCGCTTACGGTTGTCATTGCACTCACAATTTGCGCCACCGCCACGCTCTTGCCAAGCTGGTGGGCATCGCGCTTGCCTCCGGTAGAAGGTCTTCGTTATGAGTGA
- a CDS encoding ferritin-like domain-containing protein, translating to MLEVSAYNFEGACFDLEQPSDRQIVGFILSQALYGEATGVYCGKSLYSAHSLEAARFYLKQARQELGHLEIFAEIFRTLELQPQKPHWIIRLLASHNNYYPLKVLMEHAIGEGMVLDIFKDVLLQTLPDADPRVPQIKRKLRVVCREEQEHVAWGEKETRRMLRAMPWLKTPYYGLVELQLLAIDALAHLLRRRSKTHPVLAHLPRFAAHIRARVRTQSHNLGIVPQKAPPFLKRMGAMLAGLLLYARSRFSPSRSILEKTYLRELGFEN from the coding sequence ATGCTAGAAGTTTCCGCGTACAATTTCGAGGGAGCGTGTTTTGATTTGGAGCAACCTAGCGATCGACAAATCGTAGGCTTTATTCTGTCTCAAGCATTGTATGGAGAAGCCACGGGTGTCTACTGCGGCAAGTCGCTTTACTCAGCTCATTCTCTCGAAGCAGCACGTTTTTATTTAAAACAAGCGCGTCAAGAGCTTGGTCACCTAGAGATCTTTGCCGAGATCTTTCGCACGCTGGAGCTTCAGCCACAAAAGCCCCATTGGATCATTCGCCTCTTGGCATCTCATAACAACTACTATCCCCTGAAAGTGCTCATGGAGCATGCCATCGGCGAAGGAATGGTTCTCGATATCTTCAAAGATGTGCTGCTCCAAACGTTGCCTGATGCCGATCCTCGTGTTCCCCAAATCAAACGCAAACTGCGGGTTGTATGCCGAGAAGAACAAGAACATGTAGCGTGGGGAGAAAAGGAAACTCGCCGGATGTTACGGGCAATGCCTTGGCTCAAAACGCCGTATTACGGATTGGTCGAGCTGCAACTGCTTGCGATCGACGCTTTGGCGCATCTCCTTCGCCGCCGCTCGAAAACACATCCTGTCTTAGCGCATTTGCCGCGTTTTGCGGCTCATATTCGCGCGCGTGTACGCACTCAAAGTCATAATCTCGGCATTGTGCCCCAAAAAGCCCCGCCCTTCCTAAAGCGTATGGGCGCGATGCTGGCAGGGCTTTTATTGTATGCGCGCAGTCGCTTTTCACCCAGCCGTTCAATACTGGAGAAGACGTATTTGCGCGAACTGGGCTTTGAGAACTAG